In Brachypodium distachyon strain Bd21 chromosome 2, Brachypodium_distachyon_v3.0, whole genome shotgun sequence, one genomic interval encodes:
- the LOC100837468 gene encoding peroxidase 5 codes for MSSLAMNSLLATLAVAVLALFPIAAVGAGLKVGFYSKTCPSAETLVQQAVAASFKNNGGVAAGLIRLHFHDCFVKGCDGSVLIDSTANNTAEKDAIPNNPSLRGFEVIDAAKKAIEAKCPKIVSCADILAFAARDSIALAGNVTYKVPAGRRDGRISSDQNALNNLPSPLSTASELVGNFTLKNLTAEDMVVLSGAHTIGVSRCSSFTNRLYGFSNTSQVDPTMSSAYAFLLKNICPANSSQFFPNTTMDMDIITPAVLDNKYYVSLINNLGLFTSDQALLTNSTLKASVDEFVKNENRWKSKFVKSMVKMGNIEVLTGTQGEIRLNCRVINKGSTGLEFNSGINSGEFTEIATS; via the exons ATGAGCTCCCTCGCCATGaactccctgctcgccacctTGGCAGTTGCCGTCCTTGCCCTCTTCCCGATTGCTGCTGTCGGAGCTGGCCTGAAGGTCGGGTTCTACAGCAAGACCTGCCCATCCGCGGAGACCCTGGTGCAGCAGGCAGTGGCTGCTTCCTTCAAGAATAACGGTGGTGTCGCTGCTGGCCTCATCCGATTGCATTTCCACGACTGCTTTGTGAAA GGTTGCGACGGCTCAGTCCTGATCGACTCAACTGCAAACAACACTGCTGAGAAGGACGCAATCCCCAACAACCCCAGTCTCCGCGGGTTTGAGGTTATTGATGCTGCAAAGAAGGCCATTGAGGCCAAATGCCCCAAGATAGTCTCATGCGCTGACATCCTTGCCTTTGCCGCCCGAGACAGCATAGCACTAGCAGGTAATGTTACTTACAAGGTGCCTGCTGGTCGCCGTGATGGCAGGATATCCAGTGACCAGAATGCCCTGAACAACCTCCCCTCGCCGCTCTCAACGGCATCTGAGCTGGTAGGCAACTTCACCTTGAAGAATCTCACAGCTGAGGACATGGTCGTCCTCTCCGGTGCCCACACGATAGGTGTCTCGCGCTGCTCGTCCTTCACGAACAGGCTATATGGCTTCAGCAACACCAGTCAG GTTGATCCTACAATGAGCTCTGCCTATGCTTTCCTGCTCAAGAACATATGCCCTGCCAACAGCAGCCAGTTCTTCCCAAACACAacgatggatatggatatcATCACCCCCGCGGTGCTTGACAATAAGTATTATGTGAGTCTGATAAACAACCTAGGCCTATTTACGTCAGACCAAGCATTACTCACAAACTCAACTCTGAAAGCATCAGTGGACGAGTTTGTGAAGAACGAAAATAGATGGAAGAGCAAGTTTGTCAAGTCCATGGTTAAGATGGGGAACATTGAGGTGCTAACAGGAACACAAGGAGAGATTAGGCTCAACTGCAGGGTCATAAACAAAGGGAGCACTGGTCTTGAGTTTAATTCTGGTATCAACTCTGGTGAATTCACTGAAATAGCAACAAGCTAG
- the LOC112270540 gene encoding collagen alpha-1(X) chain-like, whose amino-acid sequence MERVSSVRVTLVLVILLTTTLACQGARDIPAAEPKPYRPQNVFGFGGFYPGPSVNWVFPGPNGVTPQVGFGGMPGSSSFPGIGGSPLVPGGSGVVGIHGPANP is encoded by the coding sequence ATGGAGAGAGTTAGCAGTGTCCGTGTGACCCTTGTTCTTGTCATCCTCCTCACCACCACCCTTGCTTGCCAAGGTGCAAGGGACATCCCAGCAGCTGAGCCCAAGCCCTACAGGCCACAAAATGTCTTCGGGTTCGGTGGCTTCTACCCTGGCCCGTCAGTCAACTGGGTCTTTCCGGGCCCAAACGGCGTCACCCCGCAGGTTGGTTTCGGTGGAATGCCAGGTTCTAGCTCCTTCCCTGGCATCGGTGGCTCGCCGTTGGTGCCTGGCGGCAGTGGCGTGGTTGGCATTCATGGTCCCGCCAACCCCTGA